The Lutibacter sp. Hel_I_33_5 genome has a window encoding:
- a CDS encoding DUF6428 family protein codes for MKLSEIKEFLQNLETIAFELPDGSLAPSHFHVTEVGKITKNFIDCGGTVRNEEVINFQLWNKDDYNHRLHPEKLIHIIELSEKVLQLEDLEIEVEYQGDTIGKYGLDFNGKNFILVNKATACLAEELCVIPEKKKIQLSAISASPSCDPKSGCC; via the coding sequence ATGAAACTATCAGAAATAAAAGAATTTTTACAAAATTTAGAAACTATTGCTTTTGAATTACCTGATGGAAGTTTAGCCCCGTCTCATTTCCATGTAACAGAAGTTGGTAAAATAACGAAGAATTTTATTGATTGTGGTGGTACCGTAAGAAATGAAGAAGTGATTAATTTTCAGCTTTGGAATAAAGATGATTATAATCACAGACTACATCCAGAAAAGTTAATCCATATTATAGAATTATCTGAAAAGGTTTTACAACTCGAAGATTTAGAAATTGAAGTTGAATACCAGGGAGATACTATTGGTAAATATGGCTTAGATTTTAATGGTAAAAACTTTATTTTAGTAAATAAAGCAACTGCTTGTTTAGCAGAAGAATTATGCGTTATTCCAGAAAAAAAGAAAATTCAATTATCGGCTATCAGTGCAAGTCCTTCTTGCGATCCTAAAAGTGGTTGTTGTTAA
- a CDS encoding flavodoxin family protein has product MKTVIIQGSSKSDGNTSKVINYLNNKNQFDVIDLKIKNIGPFDYDFSNSDDDFLPLIEEIINKYDTIILATPVYWYSMSGILKNFLDRFSDLLDYKKELGRKLRGKNLAMISNSGDNDLKNGFTMPFIESANYLGMNYLGDTHAWFINDEIASDAKKLMDDFMKKF; this is encoded by the coding sequence ATGAAAACTGTAATTATTCAAGGTAGTTCAAAAAGTGATGGAAACACAAGTAAAGTAATTAACTATTTGAACAATAAAAATCAATTTGATGTAATCGATTTGAAAATCAAAAATATTGGTCCGTTTGATTATGATTTCTCAAATTCAGATGATGACTTTTTACCGCTAATTGAAGAAATCATTAATAAGTATGACACTATTATTCTAGCAACACCTGTTTACTGGTATAGCATGAGTGGAATTTTAAAAAACTTTTTAGATCGTTTTTCTGACTTATTAGATTACAAAAAAGAACTAGGTAGAAAATTACGAGGTAAAAACTTAGCAATGATTAGCAATTCTGGAGATAACGATTTAAAAAATGGTTTTACAATGCCATTTATTGAAAGTGCAAATTATTTAGGCATGAATTATCTAGGCGATACACACGCTTGGTTTATAAATGATGAAATTGCTTCAGATGCAAAAAAATTGATGGATGATTTTATGAAGAAATTTTAG
- a CDS encoding glycoside hydrolase family 3 N-terminal domain-containing protein, protein MSRKLSLLYILFFVAIGFAQQIDPLRTKDFEAQEVWVDSLLTNMSVDEKIGQLFMVQAYSNLDKKHEDFINEMITKYHVGNLIFMQGTPQKQVALNNKYQALAKTPLLIGFDGEWGLDMRLKNTYRFPWNMTLGAIENNQLIEDFGTRLGKHCKRVGIHVNFAPVVDINTNPDNPIIGNRSFGESKENVTQKAIALIRGMQRQGVLANAKHFPGHGDTATDSHHTLPVINFDEERLDSIELYPYKRLFEAGVGSVMTAHLSIPKLEPDETLPSSLSKNVTTDLLQHKLGFQGLVITDGLNMKGAANYATSSEIDLAAILAGNDMLLIPQDVPGSVTLFKSALDSGQLTEERLDISVRKILKAKYWAGLYDYQPIKEENLNDDLNSIKDELLHRDLVKNSITFLKDVNSVLPIKELTDKKIAYVKLGDAKNSDFVSMLKNYTRIDIVSDKKLNRLIKKLKKYDLVIIGYHKSNAHPWKGFKFKERELVKLQEIARENKVILNIMASPYSLLQLKSLTNIDGLLVSYQNSKLAQEISAQAIFGAIDVKGKLPVSIGEDFSVGNGIERTSLKRLGYSIPEEVNMSSKHLKKIDSVAKIVVRKRMAPGAQILVARHGKVIYNKSFGYHTNHEKRKVKKSDVYDVASLTKILSTLPMVMHSIDEKKMSLFSSLGDMLPKLAKSNKDTLEVREVLSHVARLKAWIPFYKDTQDSITGENLVNLYSNKWSKKFRIKVAKNLYLHKSYKDSIFKFIKEADQRERKGYKYSDLGYYLIKEAIEKKHKKSLDKLSDKVLYKPLGANRTSYLPLKKFAKKAIVPTEKDDYYRDQLLQGYVHDMGAAMQGGVGGHAGLFANANDIAKIMQMYLQEGFYGGKEFFKSTTFSQFNKRYYADKKVRRGVGFDKPQLNPKVKATCGCVSDKSFGHSGFTGTYTWADPESGIVYVFLSNRVYPTMNNRGLVRSNARTEIQQIIQDAILPN, encoded by the coding sequence ATGAGTAGAAAATTAAGTTTATTATATATACTTTTTTTTGTTGCAATTGGTTTTGCACAACAAATAGATCCGCTTCGTACAAAAGATTTTGAAGCCCAAGAAGTCTGGGTAGATAGTCTTTTAACAAATATGTCTGTTGATGAAAAAATCGGTCAACTTTTTATGGTGCAAGCCTATTCTAATTTGGATAAAAAACATGAAGATTTTATCAATGAAATGATTACCAAATATCATGTTGGTAATTTAATTTTTATGCAAGGAACTCCACAAAAACAAGTTGCATTAAATAATAAATATCAGGCATTAGCAAAAACACCTTTATTAATTGGTTTTGATGGAGAATGGGGATTAGATATGCGACTTAAAAACACGTACCGTTTCCCGTGGAATATGACATTAGGAGCTATAGAAAATAATCAATTGATAGAAGATTTTGGTACGCGTTTAGGAAAGCATTGTAAACGTGTTGGAATTCATGTTAATTTTGCACCAGTAGTAGATATCAATACAAACCCTGACAATCCAATCATTGGAAATCGTTCTTTTGGAGAAAGTAAAGAAAATGTTACTCAAAAAGCTATAGCGCTTATAAGAGGAATGCAAAGACAAGGGGTTTTAGCAAATGCGAAACATTTTCCAGGTCATGGAGATACTGCAACTGATTCTCATCATACACTACCCGTTATCAATTTTGATGAAGAACGATTAGATTCTATAGAATTGTATCCTTATAAACGACTTTTTGAAGCTGGTGTTGGTAGTGTTATGACAGCACATTTAAGCATTCCAAAATTAGAACCAGATGAAACTTTACCATCATCATTATCAAAAAATGTAACAACAGATTTATTACAACATAAATTAGGTTTTCAAGGCTTGGTTATTACCGACGGATTAAATATGAAAGGTGCGGCTAATTATGCAACTTCTTCAGAGATTGATTTAGCGGCGATTTTAGCTGGAAATGATATGTTATTAATTCCACAAGATGTTCCCGGTTCTGTTACATTATTTAAATCCGCTCTAGACTCCGGACAATTAACTGAAGAAAGATTAGATATATCTGTAAGAAAAATTTTAAAAGCAAAATATTGGGCTGGGTTATATGATTATCAACCGATAAAAGAAGAAAATTTAAATGATGATTTAAATAGTATTAAAGATGAATTATTACATCGTGATTTGGTAAAAAACTCCATTACTTTTTTAAAGGATGTTAACAGTGTATTACCAATAAAAGAATTGACAGATAAAAAAATAGCGTATGTAAAATTAGGGGATGCAAAAAACTCTGATTTTGTTTCTATGCTTAAGAATTATACGCGAATAGATATTGTTTCTGATAAAAAACTGAATCGCCTTATTAAAAAATTAAAAAAGTACGATTTGGTAATTATTGGCTATCATAAATCGAATGCGCATCCATGGAAAGGGTTTAAGTTTAAAGAAAGAGAATTGGTAAAGCTTCAAGAAATCGCTAGAGAAAACAAGGTGATTTTAAATATTATGGCAAGCCCGTATTCTTTATTGCAATTAAAATCGTTAACCAATATAGATGGATTACTGGTTTCTTATCAGAATAGTAAACTAGCACAAGAAATTTCTGCACAAGCTATTTTTGGAGCTATTGATGTTAAAGGAAAATTGCCTGTTTCTATTGGAGAAGATTTCTCTGTAGGTAATGGTATTGAAAGAACATCTTTAAAAAGATTAGGATATTCGATTCCAGAAGAGGTTAATATGTCTTCGAAACATTTAAAAAAAATTGATTCAGTTGCAAAAATTGTTGTTCGAAAAAGAATGGCGCCAGGAGCACAAATTTTGGTAGCAAGACATGGTAAAGTAATTTATAATAAAAGTTTTGGATATCACACAAATCATGAAAAGAGAAAAGTAAAAAAATCTGATGTTTATGATGTTGCCTCATTAACCAAAATATTGTCAACATTGCCTATGGTAATGCATTCAATTGATGAAAAAAAAATGAGTTTATTTTCTAGTTTGGGAGATATGTTGCCAAAATTAGCAAAGTCGAACAAGGATACCTTAGAGGTGCGAGAAGTATTGTCTCACGTTGCGAGATTAAAAGCATGGATCCCTTTTTATAAGGATACTCAAGATAGTATCACAGGAGAAAATTTAGTCAATTTATATAGCAATAAATGGAGTAAGAAATTTAGAATAAAAGTGGCTAAAAATTTATACCTCCATAAAAGTTATAAAGATTCAATTTTTAAGTTTATTAAAGAAGCAGATCAACGTGAGCGGAAAGGATATAAGTATAGCGACTTAGGGTATTATTTGATAAAAGAAGCAATAGAAAAGAAGCATAAAAAATCGTTAGATAAACTTTCTGATAAGGTTTTATACAAACCTTTAGGAGCAAATAGAACATCGTATTTACCGCTTAAAAAATTTGCCAAGAAAGCAATAGTACCTACCGAAAAAGATGATTATTATCGAGATCAATTATTGCAAGGTTATGTACACGACATGGGGGCAGCTATGCAAGGTGGAGTAGGAGGTCATGCGGGTTTATTTGCCAATGCAAATGATATCGCTAAGATTATGCAAATGTATTTACAGGAAGGGTTTTATGGAGGTAAGGAGTTTTTTAAATCAACTACTTTTTCCCAATTTAATAAACGTTATTATGCCGACAAAAAAGTGCGTAGAGGAGTAGGGTTTGATAAACCACAATTAAATCCTAAAGTAAAAGCTACATGTGGTTGTGTTTCCGATAAAAGTTTTGGTCATTCTGGATTTACAGGAACCTATACTTGGGCAGATCCAGAAAGTGGTATTGTGTATGTTTTCTTGTCAAACAGAGTTTACCCTACTATGAATAATAGAGGTTTGGTTAGAAGTAATGCAAGAACCGAAATTCAACAAATAATTCAAGATGCTATTCTTCCGAATTAA
- a CDS encoding ABC transporter ATPase, translating to MFTEFKSLPNNSRVWIYQSNREFSIEEVEYISAKALLFIDKWTRHGDDLKGSFTIKYNQFLVLAVDEGFNNVSGCSIDASVRFVQELEKEFQLDLMDKMNVSFKDGDFVNIVKLFEFQQFAKDKKITSETIVFNNMINTKEELETKWEVPANLSWHKRFLV from the coding sequence ATGTTTACAGAATTTAAAAGCTTACCTAATAATTCTAGAGTTTGGATTTATCAATCCAATAGAGAATTTAGTATCGAAGAAGTAGAATATATTAGTGCGAAAGCGTTATTGTTTATAGATAAATGGACACGTCATGGAGATGATTTAAAAGGATCGTTTACTATAAAATATAATCAGTTTTTAGTGTTAGCGGTTGATGAAGGTTTTAATAACGTTTCTGGCTGTTCCATTGATGCATCTGTGCGTTTTGTACAAGAATTAGAAAAAGAATTTCAATTAGATTTAATGGATAAGATGAACGTTTCTTTTAAAGATGGTGATTTTGTTAATATTGTAAAACTATTTGAATTTCAGCAGTTTGCAAAAGATAAAAAAATTACATCAGAAACCATTGTGTTTAATAATATGATAAATACTAAAGAAGAGTTAGAAACCAAATGGGAAGTGCCAGCAAATCTTAGTTGGCATAAACGTTTTTTGGTATAA
- a CDS encoding ABC transporter ATP-binding protein, producing MSNLLEINNVVKRYGDFTALNNVSINIPKGSVFGLLGPNGAGKTSLIRIINQITLPDSGSIVLDGEPLAPHHVETIGYLPEERGLYKSMKVGEQALYLAQLKGLSKSEAKKRLKYWFEKFDITAWWGKKIEELSKGMAQKVQFIVTVLHQPKLLIFDEPFSGFDPINAQLIAKEILQLRDEGATIIFSTHRMESVEEMCDEIALINKSNKILDGKLDDIKRAFRTNTFQVGLNTTNPKEVESKLKEKFTTSKADFKLLSDGLTLNVKLNEGDSSNDLLSFLNNNGEVKHFVEIVPSANDIFIQAVNKNS from the coding sequence ATGAGTAATTTATTAGAAATTAATAATGTAGTAAAACGGTACGGTGATTTTACAGCATTAAATAATGTGTCTATAAATATTCCGAAAGGAAGTGTTTTTGGATTATTAGGGCCAAATGGAGCTGGAAAAACATCGTTGATTAGAATTATAAATCAGATTACCTTGCCAGATAGTGGTTCTATAGTTTTAGATGGTGAGCCTTTAGCTCCACATCATGTAGAAACTATTGGGTATTTACCCGAAGAACGCGGTTTGTACAAATCGATGAAAGTTGGTGAGCAGGCATTATATTTAGCTCAATTAAAAGGATTGTCAAAATCGGAAGCTAAAAAGAGATTGAAATATTGGTTCGAAAAATTTGATATAACCGCATGGTGGGGAAAGAAAATTGAAGAACTTTCTAAAGGAATGGCGCAGAAAGTGCAATTCATTGTAACAGTGTTGCATCAACCTAAATTATTAATTTTTGATGAGCCTTTTTCTGGTTTCGATCCCATAAATGCACAGTTAATTGCTAAAGAAATTTTGCAATTGCGTGATGAAGGAGCAACTATAATTTTTTCTACCCATAGAATGGAATCTGTAGAAGAAATGTGTGATGAAATTGCACTTATCAATAAATCTAATAAAATTTTAGACGGTAAATTAGATGATATAAAAAGGGCGTTTAGAACGAATACCTTTCAAGTTGGATTAAATACTACAAATCCTAAAGAAGTTGAAAGTAAGTTAAAAGAAAAGTTTACAACTTCTAAGGCAGATTTTAAATTACTGAGTGACGGTCTTACGTTGAATGTGAAATTAAATGAAGGTGATTCTTCAAATGATTTGTTATCGTTTTTAAATAATAATGGAGAGGTAAAACATTTTGTAGAAATTGTGCCAAGTGCAAACGATATTTTTATTCAGGCAGTAAATAAAAACAGTTAA
- a CDS encoding MarR family winged helix-turn-helix transcriptional regulator → MEKNKSIDHQLRATWQAVAKMYNEQAAKHDSTMATAFVMLNIDLENGTPSTALGPLMGMEPTSLSRILKNMEDKGAICREKNPKDGRGVIIKLTEYGKEMREVSKGHVIQFNDKIREHVNEEELNIFFKVTSTINKLITDKEIYDSVNEAV, encoded by the coding sequence ATGGAGAAAAATAAATCTATAGATCATCAATTAAGAGCTACTTGGCAAGCTGTTGCAAAAATGTATAATGAGCAGGCAGCTAAACATGACAGTACAATGGCAACTGCTTTTGTTATGTTAAATATTGATTTAGAGAACGGTACTCCTTCAACTGCATTAGGACCATTAATGGGAATGGAACCTACTAGTCTTTCTAGAATTTTAAAAAACATGGAAGATAAAGGAGCAATTTGTAGAGAGAAAAACCCGAAAGATGGTAGAGGTGTCATTATAAAACTTACAGAATACGGTAAAGAAATGCGTGAAGTTTCTAAAGGACACGTTATCCAATTTAATGATAAAATAAGAGAACATGTAAATGAGGAAGAACTCAATATATTTTTTAAAGTAACCTCAACAATTAATAAATTAATTACAGATAAAGAAATTTACGATAGTGTAAATGAAGCTGTTTAA
- a CDS encoding 3'-5' exonuclease, with amino-acid sequence MKLNLTKPIVFFDLETTGINIAKDRVVEIAILKVLPNGNKESKTWLVNPEIEIPKEASDIHGITNEQVVTEPTFKELASQINEMIAGCDLAGFNSNRFDIPLLAEELMRAGIDFDMKDRKAIDVQVIFHKKEQRTLGAGYQFYCGKELEGAHGAEADTNATYEILLAQLDKYDDIGDSVDALSEYSTHGKRADFAGFILMNEEDQEIFSFGKYKGRTVEDVLKENPGYNAWIQNADFPLYTKKVLKEIKARMSAPKKSMSDEDKLQALQQKFNLR; translated from the coding sequence ATGAAACTAAACTTAACAAAACCCATTGTATTCTTCGATTTAGAAACAACTGGAATTAATATTGCTAAAGATAGAGTTGTAGAAATTGCTATTTTAAAAGTATTACCAAACGGAAATAAAGAAAGTAAAACTTGGTTAGTAAATCCAGAAATAGAAATTCCAAAAGAAGCTTCGGATATTCACGGAATAACAAATGAACAAGTTGTTACAGAACCTACATTTAAAGAATTAGCATCTCAAATTAATGAGATGATTGCCGGTTGCGATTTAGCAGGATTTAATTCTAACAGATTTGATATTCCGTTACTTGCAGAAGAATTAATGCGTGCTGGGATAGATTTTGATATGAAAGACAGAAAAGCGATAGATGTTCAGGTGATTTTTCATAAAAAAGAACAGAGAACTTTAGGAGCTGGATATCAATTTTATTGTGGAAAAGAATTAGAAGGCGCGCATGGAGCAGAAGCTGATACCAATGCAACCTACGAAATTTTGTTAGCTCAGTTAGATAAATACGACGATATAGGTGACTCTGTAGATGCGTTAAGTGAGTATTCTACACATGGAAAAAGAGCAGATTTTGCTGGTTTTATTTTAATGAATGAAGAAGATCAGGAAATCTTTTCTTTTGGAAAATATAAAGGAAGAACGGTTGAAGATGTGTTGAAAGAAAACCCTGGTTATAATGCTTGGATTCAGAATGCAGATTTTCCATTGTACACTAAAAAAGTATTAAAAGAAATTAAAGCTAGAATGTCTGCACCTAAAAAGTCAATGTCCGATGAAGATAAATTACAAGCACTTCAGCAGAAGTTTAATTTAAGATAA
- a CDS encoding PPK2 family polyphosphate kinase — MDIEKYKVSSKISLQNSITKEVIEDAEKKLKKVRKKLSKLQDTMYAEGKYSALICLQGMDTSGKDSLIREVFKQFNARGVEVHSFKVPTELELKHDFLWRHYIALPAKGKVGVFNRTHYENVLVTRVHPGYIFGENIPTVKSLDDLNDAFYHDRMKRINEFEQHIASNGTLILKFFLNLSKDEQKNRLLRRLNIPEKNWKFSSGDLKERKLWGQYQDCYEDLLNRTSTDYAPWFVVPADDKPTARLIVADIMHTELKKYNFKEPILAKKDLDKINEFKDQLNNE; from the coding sequence ATGGATATAGAAAAGTATAAAGTTTCTTCAAAAATTAGTTTACAAAACTCAATTACAAAAGAAGTAATAGAAGATGCAGAAAAAAAACTAAAAAAAGTTAGAAAAAAACTAAGTAAGTTGCAAGACACGATGTATGCCGAAGGTAAATACAGCGCGTTAATTTGCTTGCAAGGAATGGATACTTCTGGAAAAGATAGTTTAATTCGTGAAGTTTTTAAACAGTTTAATGCGCGCGGTGTAGAAGTACACAGTTTCAAAGTTCCTACAGAATTAGAATTAAAACACGATTTTTTATGGCGTCATTATATTGCTTTGCCTGCAAAAGGTAAGGTGGGGGTTTTTAATAGAACGCATTATGAAAATGTATTGGTAACACGAGTTCATCCAGGATATATTTTTGGTGAAAATATTCCGACAGTAAAAAGTTTAGACGATTTAAACGACGCTTTTTACCATGATAGAATGAAAAGAATTAATGAATTTGAACAGCATATTGCTTCAAATGGAACTTTAATTCTAAAGTTCTTTTTAAACCTATCTAAAGATGAACAAAAAAACAGATTGTTACGTAGGTTAAATATTCCTGAAAAGAATTGGAAGTTTTCTTCTGGAGATCTAAAAGAGCGTAAATTATGGGGTCAATATCAAGATTGTTATGAAGATTTACTAAACAGAACTTCTACAGATTATGCACCTTGGTTTGTTGTACCAGCAGATGATAAACCTACTGCGCGATTAATTGTTGCTGACATTATGCATACTGAATTAAAAAAATATAACTTTAAAGAACCAATTTTAGCTAAAAAAGATTTAGATAAAATTAATGAATTTAAAGATCAATTAAATAATGAATAA
- a CDS encoding ABC transporter permease codes for MSKLKLIIQREFIAKVRNKSFIIMTFLSPLIMIGMGFLVFFLMKKNDEKVKKIVYVDNSGLFSKDVFKDSKTINYQDYTALGIEETKKKVEEGNYYGALYIPKIDSLETLAKSIEFYSKDTPSMIVIGSLEGKIEKTLRNEKLNNFGIDLAKIKASKISSDIKMFNFSGEKSSKLINGLKIGVGAISGYLLMMFVMIYGTSVMRSVIEEKTSRIIEVIVSSVKPFQLMLGKIIGNASAGLLQFFIWGILFFIFSLIASSIFGVNMMEMQSAKVSPEQAAAIQEAAVGKGEMILQEVFRLPLLKMFLLFIFYFLGGYMLYSSLFAAVGAAVDNETDTQQFMMPIMLPLILGVYVGFATVINDPHGPISTIFSYIPFTSPIVMLMRVPFGVSWVELSISMALLLVTFVFMVWMAAKIYRVGILMYGKKPTYKDLWKWMRYNG; via the coding sequence ATGAGTAAGTTAAAATTAATTATCCAACGCGAGTTTATTGCAAAGGTTAGAAATAAATCATTTATCATCATGACTTTTTTAAGTCCGTTGATTATGATTGGTATGGGTTTCTTGGTTTTTTTCTTAATGAAAAAGAATGATGAAAAGGTTAAGAAAATAGTATATGTTGATAATTCTGGATTGTTTTCTAAAGATGTTTTTAAAGATTCTAAAACGATAAATTATCAGGATTATACAGCGTTAGGAATTGAAGAAACTAAGAAGAAAGTTGAGGAAGGTAATTATTACGGAGCCTTATATATACCTAAAATAGATAGTTTAGAAACCTTAGCAAAATCTATTGAGTTTTACTCAAAAGATACACCAAGCATGATTGTTATAGGGAGCTTAGAAGGTAAAATTGAAAAAACACTTCGGAATGAAAAATTAAATAATTTCGGTATTGATTTAGCTAAAATAAAAGCATCAAAAATTTCTTCAGATATTAAAATGTTTAATTTTTCAGGAGAAAAATCATCGAAACTAATTAACGGATTAAAGATTGGTGTTGGTGCAATTTCTGGATATCTTTTAATGATGTTTGTTATGATTTACGGGACATCAGTAATGCGAAGTGTAATTGAAGAAAAAACGAGTAGAATTATTGAAGTCATAGTTTCATCAGTAAAACCCTTTCAATTAATGTTAGGTAAAATTATTGGAAATGCTTCGGCGGGTTTATTACAATTCTTTATTTGGGGAATCTTATTCTTCATATTTAGTTTAATTGCATCTTCAATTTTTGGTGTAAATATGATGGAAATGCAATCGGCAAAAGTTTCTCCAGAACAAGCTGCAGCAATACAAGAGGCGGCAGTAGGAAAAGGAGAAATGATTTTACAAGAAGTGTTTAGATTGCCGTTATTGAAAATGTTTTTATTATTCATTTTTTACTTTTTAGGCGGTTATATGTTGTACAGCTCACTTTTTGCAGCAGTAGGAGCAGCGGTTGATAATGAAACAGATACACAACAATTTATGATGCCAATAATGTTGCCTTTAATTTTAGGTGTTTATGTTGGTTTTGCAACGGTTATTAATGATCCACATGGACCAATTTCAACCATATTTTCTTATATTCCGTTTACAAGTCCGATTGTAATGTTAATGCGTGTTCCATTTGGCGTTTCTTGGGTAGAACTTTCAATATCTATGGCATTATTATTGGTTACATTTGTGTTTATGGTTTGGATGGCAGCAAAAATTTACCGAGTAGGAATATTAATGTACGGTAAAAAACCAACCTATAAAGATCTATGGAAATGGATGCGTTATAATGGATAA